CTAGAGCATGCAGCTCAGATGTCCGCTGAATGCCTGCCGCTTTACCTCTGGGTGGATTTCCGTGTAGTGCCTGATGAAGGGGATACGCTGACACTGTTCACCACCGGCATGGAAGCATTGGGTCTCATGGAGATCGAGATGGTTCAAGCCCAGATCGAGCCGGAAGAGGCGGTAGATTTGGTGTTTAATTTCGCCCACTACTTGCTGGAGAACGGTCCCGTGCTGAAAGATGGCGACTCGATCGGCATGTCGGAGACGCAGCACATTCAGATCCAACATGCTCCGTCCCTCTTTGATGTGAGAGGAAATGTATATCGGTTAACGCTGTAAACCATGAGCAAGACGGCCATCGCCATTGCCGCGCATCCTGACGACATCGAGTTCGTCATGGCGGGTACGTTACTCCAGCTCAAAGCGGCGGGGTGGGAGATCCATTATCTGAATCTCTCCACTGGTAATTGCGGCAGCTTGGAATACAGCCCAGCCAAGACAGCGAAGGTTCGTCGCAAGGAAGCGCAAGACGCAGCGAAGATTCTCGGGGCAACGTGGCACGCGCCGATGTGCAATGACCTTGAAATCTTTTACGATATCAAAACGCTGAGAAAACTCTCGGCGATCATTCGTGAAGTGCAGCCATCCATCGTCCTGACGCATTCGCCGCAGGATTACATGGAAGATCACATGAACACTTGTCGCCTCACAGTGACGGCGGCGTTCACTCATGGGATGCCGAACTTCAAATCCACGCCCAGCCGTCCCGTCTATCAGCATGATGTGACCATCTATCACGCCATGCCGCATGGTCTGTGCGATGGCTTGCGCCAGCGCATCGTGCCCGGTGCTTGCGTGAATACGACGCCAGTGCAGGAAGCTAAGCTCGCCTCACTCGCTGCGCACAAGAGCCAGCAAGGCTGGTTGGACGCGAGCCAAGGCATGAACTCCTACCTGCAAGCGATGGATGATATGTCCCGTGCTGTGGGCAAGCTCTCGAAGAAGTTCACACACGCCGAAGGCTGGCGCCGTCATCTGCATTACGGCTTCTCCGCGAATGAAATCGACCCGTTAGCCGAAGCTCTCGGAAAGAACTGCCTGATCAATCAAGCATACGAGAAATCTCTGAAAGCAGCCGAGTAAGAGTTCCCACTATCAACTCTCAACTTTCAACCATCAACTAATCCGAACATGCCTCGCAAACTTAGCTCGCTCGCTCCCGATTGGTGGGATTACACCACGCTCGATACGGAGATCATTCAGGCTGCGGCCAAGCTCACACCGGAGAAGTTGCTGAAGCTTTCGCGGCCCGGCTTCAAGGTGGTGTTCTACGATACACTGGAAGATTTTTACTGTGCCGAGGCACTCGAATACATTCACGCTTGGAAGCAAGCGACGCCCGATAATCCGGCGGGAATCTGTGGTCCTATCGGGCCCACGGAGCAATTGCCGCTGGTGCCGCGCATGGTGAATGAGATGGGCATCAAGCTGCACAACGCGCATTTCTGGGGCATGGACGAATGGGTGATCGATGGCAAGTCCGTGCCGGTATCGCACCCGCTGTCCTTCGAGAAGTGCGATCGCGAGATGTGCTTCAACAAGATCGACAAGAAACTGGTGATGCCAGATGCGAATCTGCATTTCCCGAATGCTGAAACAACGGCGTTCCGCAAGACGTGGGAATCAGGTGTGCGCTGTGTGGTGATGCAAGGCGGGCAGGGGGATATCAAGCATTGGGCTTTCAATGACCCACTGCGTCGCAAAGGTAAATTCAAGGACGCCCCGCCATCGCCAGCGGAGTATCGCAAGCTCGCCACGCGTGTGGTGGACTTGCATCCGGTGACCATCGCTCAGAATGCCCGCACCTCTGGTGGCGGCAACGTGACGCTGGTGCCGACGCAGGCGGTGACCGTCGGACCTTACGAGACGTGGAAGGCGGAGAAGGTATCCATCTGGCACGCGGGTAATCACGATAATCCGTTCGGCCAGCGCCTG
This genomic window from Verrucomicrobiia bacterium contains:
- a CDS encoding PIG-L deacetylase family protein, yielding MSKTAIAIAAHPDDIEFVMAGTLLQLKAAGWEIHYLNLSTGNCGSLEYSPAKTAKVRRKEAQDAAKILGATWHAPMCNDLEIFYDIKTLRKLSAIIREVQPSIVLTHSPQDYMEDHMNTCRLTVTAAFTHGMPNFKSTPSRPVYQHDVTIYHAMPHGLCDGLRQRIVPGACVNTTPVQEAKLASLAAHKSQQGWLDASQGMNSYLQAMDDMSRAVGKLSKKFTHAEGWRRHLHYGFSANEIDPLAEALGKNCLINQAYEKSLKAAE
- a CDS encoding glucosamine-6-phosphate isomerase, translated to MPRKLSSLAPDWWDYTTLDTEIIQAAAKLTPEKLLKLSRPGFKVVFYDTLEDFYCAEALEYIHAWKQATPDNPAGICGPIGPTEQLPLVPRMVNEMGIKLHNAHFWGMDEWVIDGKSVPVSHPLSFEKCDREMCFNKIDKKLVMPDANLHFPNAETTAFRKTWESGVRCVVMQGGQGDIKHWAFNDPLRRKGKFKDAPPSPAEYRKLATRVVDLHPVTIAQNARTSGGGNVTLVPTQAVTVGPYETWKAEKVSIWHAGNHDNPFGQRLTAFMIANKIVDSAVPMSLLADHPNVQFNYYRKGIGSCEVEMH